In Streptosporangium album, the following are encoded in one genomic region:
- the tatA gene encoding Sec-independent protein translocase subunit TatA, translating into MADLGMPELLIILAVFILLFGAKKLPDTARSLGRSLRVFKAEISRPDDEQPPPAPPAPPAPHP; encoded by the coding sequence ATGGCCGACCTGGGAATGCCGGAACTGCTCATCATCCTGGCGGTGTTCATCCTGCTCTTCGGCGCCAAGAAGCTGCCCGACACCGCCCGGTCACTCGGCCGCTCCCTGCGCGTCTTCAAGGCCGAGATCAGCAGGCCGGACGACGAGCAGCCGCCGCCCGCCCCGCCCGCCCCGCCCGCTCCGCACCCCTGA
- a CDS encoding ABC transporter ATP-binding protein, translating to MPTPFLSVRDLTVDFHTEDGVVHAVDGLSFDVEKGTTLGIVGESGSGKSVTNLTVLGLHNPETTKVGGEILLDGEELIGASRPTMERLRGNKVAMIFQDPLTSLSPYHTIGRQIGEVYRKHTGASRAEARDRAVEMLTRVGIPQPRLRVDDHPHQFSGGMRQRAMIAMALVCDPDLLIADEPTTALDVTVQAQILDLLKALQEETGASIVLITHDLGVVASTAHEVLVMYAGRAVERGTVREVLNEPHHPYTWGLLASMPRLTTPVDVPLRPVRGTPPSMLNVPPGCPFHPRCDYVRLAGPGICQAERPELSPHHGHGDACYLTLAQKREIHP from the coding sequence GTGCCAACTCCGTTCCTGTCGGTCCGTGACCTGACCGTCGACTTCCACACCGAGGACGGTGTCGTCCACGCCGTGGACGGGCTCTCCTTCGACGTGGAGAAGGGCACCACGCTGGGAATCGTCGGCGAGTCGGGCTCCGGCAAGTCGGTGACCAACCTGACCGTGCTCGGCCTGCACAACCCGGAGACCACCAAGGTCGGCGGGGAGATCCTGCTGGACGGCGAGGAGCTGATCGGCGCCTCGCGCCCCACCATGGAGAGGCTGCGCGGCAACAAGGTCGCGATGATCTTCCAGGACCCGCTGACCTCGCTCTCGCCGTACCACACCATCGGCAGGCAGATCGGCGAGGTCTACCGCAAGCACACCGGAGCGAGCCGCGCCGAGGCCCGGGACCGCGCGGTCGAGATGCTCACCCGGGTCGGCATCCCGCAGCCCCGGCTCCGGGTGGACGACCATCCCCACCAGTTCTCCGGGGGCATGCGCCAGCGCGCGATGATCGCGATGGCCCTGGTCTGCGACCCGGATCTGCTGATCGCCGACGAACCCACCACCGCGCTGGACGTGACCGTGCAGGCCCAGATCCTGGACCTGCTCAAGGCCCTCCAGGAGGAGACGGGCGCCTCCATCGTGCTGATCACCCACGACCTGGGCGTGGTGGCGAGCACCGCGCACGAGGTGCTGGTGATGTACGCCGGGCGGGCGGTGGAGCGCGGCACCGTCAGGGAGGTCCTGAACGAGCCCCACCACCCCTACACCTGGGGGCTGCTGGCCTCCATGCCCCGGCTGACCACCCCGGTGGACGTGCCGCTGCGGCCGGTCCGCGGCACCCCGCCGAGCATGCTCAACGTCCCTCCCGGCTGCCCGTTCCACCCCCGGTGCGACTACGTGAGGCTGGCCGGGCCCGGGATCTGCCAGGCGGAGCGGCCCGAGCTGTCCCCGCACCACGGCCACGGCGACGCGTGTTACCTGACCCTCGCCCAGAAGCGGGAGATCCACCCATGA
- the asnB gene encoding asparagine synthase (glutamine-hydrolyzing), giving the protein MCGISGWVDFERDLGQARDIAQAMSDTMACRGPDDEGLWLAPHVALGHRRLAIIDIEGGRQPMVADDEDGRPLAVLTYSGEVYNFGELRSELAARGHRFRTRSDTEVVVRAYLEWGEDFATRLNGMFAFAIWDVRREELLLVRDRMGIKPLYYQPTPAGVLFGSEPKAILANPLAQPPVVDADGLRELLSFVKTPEHGIYRGMYEVRPGQFVRVSREGLTRRRYWRLESHEHADDLDTTVRTVRGLLDDIVERQLISDVPLCSLLSGGLDSSAVTALAAKALEEHGAGKIRSFAVDFAGYSENFEPDEMRDTPDTPYVHEVVRHVHPEHRDIVLDSAALMDPAVRTAILRARDLPTGIGDMDASLYLLFKAIREYSTVALSGESADEVFGGYRWFHDPETVGADTFPWLATPGITLYAGLSALLDDSLLSKLDLPAYRAESYRQALAEVPRLPGESGLERRMREISYLHLTRFVQILLDRKDRMSMAVGLEVRVPFCDHRLVEYVFNAPWSMKTFDGKEKSLLRAAVADLLPRSVLERRKSPYPSTQDPAYGQALRAEAARLLDRGNVAAASLVDLEKVRAMLAQSTDAGGTRASLERFLQLNAWLEDYGVQISL; this is encoded by the coding sequence ATGTGCGGAATCTCCGGCTGGGTGGACTTCGAACGCGACCTCGGGCAGGCGCGGGACATCGCGCAGGCCATGAGCGACACCATGGCCTGCCGCGGGCCGGACGACGAAGGGCTGTGGCTCGCCCCGCACGTCGCGCTGGGGCATCGCCGGCTCGCCATCATCGACATCGAGGGCGGCCGCCAGCCGATGGTCGCCGACGACGAGGACGGCCGGCCACTCGCCGTCCTCACCTACAGCGGTGAGGTCTACAACTTCGGCGAGCTCCGCTCCGAACTGGCCGCGCGCGGCCACCGTTTCCGCACCCGGAGCGACACCGAGGTGGTCGTACGGGCCTACCTCGAGTGGGGCGAGGATTTCGCCACCCGGCTGAACGGCATGTTCGCCTTCGCGATCTGGGACGTCCGCCGCGAGGAACTGCTGCTGGTACGTGACCGGATGGGCATCAAGCCCCTCTACTACCAGCCCACCCCGGCCGGCGTGCTGTTCGGCTCGGAACCCAAGGCCATCCTCGCCAACCCGCTCGCCCAGCCGCCCGTGGTCGACGCCGACGGGCTGCGCGAGCTGCTCTCCTTCGTCAAGACGCCCGAACACGGGATCTACCGGGGGATGTACGAGGTGCGTCCCGGCCAGTTCGTCCGGGTGAGCCGCGAAGGCCTGACCCGGCGCCGCTACTGGCGGCTGGAGTCGCACGAGCATGCCGACGATCTCGACACCACCGTCCGGACCGTGCGCGGGCTGCTGGACGACATCGTCGAGCGCCAGCTCATCTCCGACGTGCCGCTGTGCAGCCTGCTCTCCGGCGGCCTCGACTCCAGCGCCGTCACCGCGCTCGCCGCCAAAGCGCTGGAGGAGCACGGGGCGGGCAAGATCCGGTCGTTCGCCGTCGACTTCGCCGGCTACAGCGAGAACTTCGAACCCGACGAGATGCGCGACACCCCCGACACGCCGTACGTCCACGAGGTGGTGCGGCACGTCCACCCCGAGCACAGGGACATCGTCCTGGACTCCGCCGCCCTCATGGACCCGGCCGTGCGCACCGCGATCCTGCGGGCGCGCGACCTGCCGACCGGTATCGGTGACATGGACGCCTCGCTCTACCTGCTGTTCAAGGCCATCCGGGAGTACTCCACGGTGGCGCTGTCCGGGGAGTCCGCGGACGAGGTCTTCGGCGGCTACCGCTGGTTCCACGACCCCGAGACGGTCGGCGCCGACACCTTCCCGTGGCTGGCCACACCGGGGATCACGCTGTACGCCGGCCTGAGCGCGCTCCTCGACGACTCCCTGCTGAGCAAGCTCGACCTCCCCGCCTACAGGGCCGAGAGCTACCGGCAGGCGCTGGCAGAGGTGCCCCGGCTGCCGGGCGAGAGCGGTCTGGAGAGGCGCATGCGGGAGATCAGCTACCTGCACCTCACCCGGTTCGTACAGATCCTCCTCGACCGCAAGGACCGCATGAGCATGGCCGTCGGCCTGGAGGTCCGGGTGCCGTTCTGCGACCACCGGCTGGTGGAGTACGTCTTCAACGCCCCCTGGTCGATGAAGACCTTCGACGGCAAGGAGAAGAGCCTGCTGCGCGCCGCCGTGGCCGACCTCCTGCCGCGCTCGGTCCTGGAACGCCGCAAGAGCCCCTATCCCTCGACGCAGGATCCCGCCTACGGGCAGGCCCTGCGCGCGGAGGCGGCCCGGCTGCTCGACCGCGGGAACGTCGCCGCCGCGTCGCTGGTCGACCTGGAGAAGGTCAGGGCCATGCTGGCGCAGTCGACGGACGCCGGTGGGACCCGGGCGTCGCTGGAGCGGTTCCTCCAGCTCAACGCCTGGCTGGAGGACTATGGGGTTCAGATCAGCCTCTGA
- the rpe gene encoding ribulose-phosphate 3-epimerase, whose protein sequence is MAVQISPSILSADFARLAEAAAAVPNADWLHVDVMDNHFVPNLTLGLPVVESLLKATTLPLDCHLMIEDPDRWAPSYAEAGAGSVTIHAEAAKAPIRTLRQIRAAGARSGLALNPGTPVEPYEDLLGEIDMLLLMTVEPGFGGQKFLDVVLPKIHRARRLIDKHGGQVWLQVDGGVSDHTIERCAEAGADVFVAGNAVYGADDPAMAVDSLRSMAEKS, encoded by the coding sequence ATGGCCGTACAGATCTCGCCCAGCATCCTGTCCGCCGACTTCGCCCGCCTCGCCGAGGCGGCCGCGGCGGTTCCCAACGCCGACTGGCTGCACGTGGACGTCATGGACAACCACTTCGTGCCCAACCTGACACTCGGCCTGCCGGTCGTTGAGTCCCTGCTCAAGGCCACCACGTTGCCGCTCGACTGCCACCTCATGATCGAGGATCCGGACCGCTGGGCCCCGTCCTACGCCGAGGCCGGGGCGGGCAGCGTGACCATCCACGCCGAGGCGGCCAAGGCCCCGATCCGCACCCTGCGTCAGATCCGCGCCGCCGGGGCGCGCTCCGGTCTCGCGCTGAACCCGGGCACCCCGGTCGAGCCGTACGAGGACCTGCTCGGTGAGATCGACATGCTGCTGCTGATGACCGTCGAGCCCGGGTTCGGGGGCCAGAAGTTCCTCGACGTGGTCCTCCCCAAGATCCACCGGGCCCGCCGGCTGATCGACAAGCACGGAGGCCAGGTCTGGCTGCAGGTGGACGGCGGGGTGTCGGACCACACCATCGAGCGCTGCGCCGAGGCCGGGGCCGACGTCTTCGTGGCGGGCAACGCCGTCTACGGCGCCGACGACCCGGCCATGGCGGTGGACAGCCTGCGGTCCATGGCCGAGAAGAGCTGA
- a CDS encoding ABC transporter ATP-binding protein, which translates to MSEPLLEMSGLTKHFPVAGGLVLRRQVGRVHAVDGIDLTVHAGETLGLVGESGCGKSTTGRLAARLLEPTAGAIRYGGRDITHATRREMKPIRTEIQMVFQDPYSSLNPRHTVGTIVGGPMEINGIDPPGGRDRRVRELLEIVGLNPEHYNRFPHEFSGGQRQRIGVARALSLNPRLIIADEPVSALDVSIQAQVVNLLRRLQQEMGIAFLFIAHDLAVVRHFSQRVAVMYLGKIVEIGDRESVYSGPRHPYTHALLSAVPEATPDTEPRERIRLAGDVPSPVDPPSGCRFRTRCWKARERCAAEEPPLVRLEDSREGHLTACHFPERPTVHGRDVVLDPALRT; encoded by the coding sequence ATGAGTGAGCCGCTGCTCGAGATGTCCGGGCTGACGAAGCACTTCCCCGTGGCGGGCGGCCTCGTCCTCAGACGGCAGGTCGGCCGGGTCCACGCGGTGGACGGCATCGACCTGACGGTGCACGCGGGCGAGACCCTCGGTCTGGTGGGCGAGTCGGGCTGCGGCAAGTCCACCACCGGGCGACTGGCCGCCCGGCTGCTGGAGCCGACCGCCGGCGCCATCCGGTACGGCGGGCGGGACATCACCCACGCGACCCGCAGGGAAATGAAGCCGATCCGGACCGAGATCCAGATGGTCTTCCAGGATCCCTACTCCTCGCTCAACCCCCGGCACACCGTGGGAACCATCGTCGGCGGCCCGATGGAGATCAACGGCATCGACCCGCCCGGGGGCCGGGACAGGCGGGTCAGGGAGCTGCTGGAGATCGTCGGGCTCAACCCCGAGCACTACAACCGCTTCCCGCACGAGTTCTCCGGCGGCCAGCGCCAGCGCATCGGGGTGGCCCGCGCGCTCTCCCTCAACCCCAGGCTGATCATCGCCGACGAGCCCGTCTCGGCGCTGGACGTCTCGATCCAGGCGCAGGTCGTCAACCTGCTCCGGCGGCTCCAGCAGGAGATGGGCATCGCCTTCCTGTTCATCGCGCACGACCTGGCCGTGGTCAGGCACTTCTCCCAGCGGGTCGCGGTGATGTATCTCGGCAAGATCGTCGAGATCGGCGACCGGGAGTCCGTCTACTCAGGCCCGCGTCACCCCTACACCCACGCCCTGCTGTCGGCGGTGCCCGAGGCCACCCCGGACACCGAGCCCCGCGAGCGCATCCGCCTGGCGGGGGACGTGCCCTCCCCGGTCGACCCGCCGTCCGGCTGCCGGTTCCGGACCCGCTGCTGGAAGGCCCGGGAGCGGTGTGCGGCCGAGGAGCCCCCGCTGGTCAGGCTGGAGGACAGCCGGGAGGGGCACCTGACCGCCTGCCACTTCCCCGAACGGCCGACCGTGCACGGGCGGGACGTGGTGCTGGACCCCGCCCTGCGCACCTGA